The Thermomicrobiales bacterium genome includes a region encoding these proteins:
- a CDS encoding ABC transporter permease has translation MTINGIDLADFLTAILATGLLRAVPLVLASMGDVFAQKSGLLNLGIEGMMLSGCFFGFYAAYHTESVTYGLLAGMAAGLAMAMLFAFLTVSLRVDQVLVGLAITIFAAGLTGYLFRDLFGGQNVSASVRPMTVRIPLLADIPIIGKALFDRQLLFYIAWLLVPVFAFLLTRTRFGLNVRAVGENPFAADAAGVNVVQVRYLAMALAGIMAGFAGAFLAVADLKIFTIGMTVGQGFIALAITMIGGWNPWKIAFAAILFGMLNALGDSLQIIGVDVRTEFIGMFPYIGIMIAMIVLARRTTVPAALGVPYARGQR, from the coding sequence TTCTGGCCACCGGACTCTTGCGGGCGGTGCCGCTCGTGCTCGCTTCGATGGGCGATGTCTTTGCCCAGAAATCGGGTTTGCTGAACCTCGGCATCGAAGGGATGATGCTTTCCGGCTGCTTCTTCGGGTTCTACGCTGCCTATCACACCGAGAGCGTGACGTATGGCCTGCTGGCGGGAATGGCTGCCGGTTTGGCGATGGCGATGCTTTTCGCGTTCCTGACGGTGTCGTTGCGCGTCGATCAGGTGCTGGTCGGTTTGGCGATCACGATCTTTGCCGCCGGGTTGACGGGCTATCTCTTCCGCGATCTCTTCGGGGGGCAGAACGTTTCGGCCTCGGTGCGCCCGATGACGGTGCGCATTCCGCTGCTGGCCGATATTCCCATCATCGGCAAAGCGCTTTTCGACCGGCAGTTGCTCTTCTACATTGCCTGGTTGCTGGTGCCGGTGTTTGCCTTCCTGCTCACGCGGACGAGGTTCGGGCTGAACGTGCGCGCGGTGGGCGAGAACCCATTCGCGGCCGATGCGGCGGGTGTGAACGTGGTCCAGGTGCGCTATCTGGCAATGGCGCTGGCCGGGATCATGGCCGGGTTCGCGGGGGCGTTCCTGGCGGTGGCCGACCTGAAGATCTTCACGATCGGGATGACGGTCGGGCAGGGATTCATCGCGCTGGCGATCACCATGATCGGCGGGTGGAATCCGTGGAAGATCGCGTTCGCCGCCATCTTGTTCGGCATGCTGAATGCGCTGGGCGACAGTCTGCAAATCATCGGGGTGGATGTGCGCACCGAGTTCATCGGGATGTTCCCGTATATCGGCATCATGATCGCGATGATCGTGCTGGCGCGGCGGACCACGGTCCCGGCGGCGCTGGGCGTTCCGTATGCGCGAGGGCAACGGTGA
- the tnpA gene encoding IS200/IS605 family transposase — protein sequence MTWWRLFYHLVWTTKYREPVIDQQIESIVRRTVYGIADDHNAKVWAIGMMPDHVHVAISVPPKYSIAEVLNALKGTSSHLLGHELQRAEHPWPGWQREYGVNSFSERSLQTVVDYVNHQPERHATRRLIDDYERIERDGFNDVSHVDSREKEGSFA from the coding sequence ATGACGTGGTGGCGGTTGTTCTATCACCTCGTCTGGACGACGAAATACCGCGAGCCGGTGATCGACCAACAGATCGAGTCGATTGTGCGGCGAACGGTTTATGGGATCGCCGACGATCACAACGCGAAGGTCTGGGCAATTGGCATGATGCCCGACCATGTGCATGTCGCCATTTCCGTGCCTCCAAAGTACTCGATTGCTGAAGTGCTCAATGCGCTCAAGGGGACGAGCAGTCATCTGCTCGGACACGAACTGCAGCGTGCAGAGCATCCCTGGCCTGGATGGCAACGCGAATACGGCGTCAATTCGTTCAGCGAACGATCGTTGCAAACCGTAGTCGACTATGTCAATCATCAGCCGGAACGTCACGCGACGCGTCGGCTGATCGACGACTACGAGCGTATCGAACGGGACGGTTTCAACGACGTTTCACACGTCGACTCTCGCGAGAAGGAGGGATCGTTCGCATAG
- a CDS encoding BMP family ABC transporter substrate-binding protein yields MTRVRGTTRYLFVTALVAMLTFGSFAAISAQDATPESMTTSISKVALITPSSMTNLGWDQQGADGVMAAAEAFGIEALVQENGGYDDITPALKDLADEGAGLIICHASGYQTTCPDFAASDGVPVAVIENPNAIGDLVADIETQAQEVAYLAGVLAGLSTTTGTVGVVVSGEPPTWNYMTVGFAEGLKASNPDAKLIYSVIGEAAYDDAAGAKRVTEQQLAAGADIIFGMGDGASFGMIEAIREHNEANPDSPAWFIDVIGDKSADYSDVLLTSVLFDYTGVYEQIIANVGTPDFGQVYTMNVENGGVRLLDLPDSVSQETKDAVAKAQEDIIAGTVTVSAVGDAEGVKTKLSELGYS; encoded by the coding sequence ATGACTCGTGTTCGTGGTACGACGCGATACCTGTTCGTGACCGCCCTCGTTGCGATGCTCACGTTCGGGTCGTTCGCTGCGATTTCGGCGCAGGACGCAACTCCTGAGTCGATGACAACCTCGATCAGCAAGGTTGCGCTGATCACCCCCAGCTCGATGACCAATCTCGGATGGGACCAGCAGGGCGCCGATGGCGTGATGGCGGCCGCTGAGGCGTTTGGCATCGAAGCGCTCGTGCAAGAGAACGGCGGGTACGATGACATCACCCCGGCCCTCAAGGACCTGGCGGATGAAGGCGCCGGTCTGATCATCTGCCACGCCAGTGGCTATCAGACCACCTGCCCGGACTTCGCCGCATCTGATGGCGTGCCGGTGGCGGTCATCGAGAACCCGAACGCCATCGGCGATCTGGTGGCCGATATCGAGACCCAGGCGCAGGAAGTGGCTTACCTGGCCGGTGTTCTGGCCGGTCTCAGCACGACCACCGGCACCGTGGGTGTGGTGGTCTCTGGCGAGCCGCCGACCTGGAACTACATGACCGTCGGCTTTGCCGAAGGTCTCAAGGCCAGCAATCCGGACGCCAAGCTGATCTACTCGGTCATCGGTGAGGCCGCCTACGACGATGCCGCGGGCGCCAAGCGCGTCACCGAGCAGCAGCTCGCCGCCGGCGCCGACATCATCTTCGGCATGGGCGACGGCGCCTCCTTCGGCATGATCGAGGCGATTCGCGAGCACAACGAGGCCAATCCCGATAGCCCGGCCTGGTTCATCGACGTCATCGGCGACAAGAGCGCCGATTACAGCGATGTGCTGTTGACCTCGGTGCTCTTCGACTACACCGGCGTGTACGAGCAGATCATTGCCAATGTCGGCACGCCCGACTTCGGCCAGGTCTACACGATGAACGTCGAGAACGGCGGCGTCCGCCTGCTCGACTTGCCGGACAGCGTCTCGCAGGAGACCAAGGATGCAGTCGCGAAGGCGCAGGAAGACATCATCGCCGGCACGGTGACGGTTTCGGCCGTTGGTGACGCCGAGGGTGTCAAGACCAAGCTCAGCGAGCTCGGGTACTCCTAA
- a CDS encoding DUF2254 domain-containing protein produces the protein MSWSLRFKLREFLKNSLWLVPVIGVVICILAQRLVSNLDDRWDPPSGLTFTPSTASTMLSAIISASISLIGFMLTILVLVVQISGSSYSPRTLLFVFRNQQLKLSLGLFVGTLVFAFLSMGQISDTSANNLSVIVCATLVLFSILFFLQSLSQLMHGIRPAKMADRVTKTGHQVIAEVYPDPAPTEWDAAYRNVLPNTAPTRKVFHSGDGAVLQAADVTGLLKLAIAHDALIVLPIAAGDFLRYRGMAFEIYGGTTLPGDKTLLGHLALGSERTPEQDPAFALRVVVDISLKALSPAINDPTTGEQLLDRVEDLLTDLVQRDLHTGVFRDERGTPRLVYPSPTWEDFLLLGLTEIRLYGGTNPQICRRLGALLNNLLEVAPDYRRAVIREEQARLRRNLEQNFPDPFDRAIASVPDTQGLGVTDLPTVVST, from the coding sequence ATGAGTTGGAGTCTTCGCTTCAAACTGCGTGAATTTCTGAAGAACAGCCTTTGGCTGGTGCCCGTCATTGGGGTCGTCATCTGCATCCTTGCCCAGCGGCTGGTAAGCAACCTCGACGATCGTTGGGATCCGCCGAGTGGCCTGACCTTTACTCCCAGCACTGCCAGCACGATGCTCTCGGCGATCATCAGCGCGTCGATCAGCCTGATCGGATTCATGCTGACCATCCTGGTGCTGGTGGTGCAGATCTCCGGATCGTCCTATTCGCCGCGCACGTTGCTCTTCGTCTTTCGCAATCAGCAGCTCAAGCTTTCGCTGGGCCTCTTCGTCGGCACGCTGGTTTTTGCGTTTCTGTCGATGGGCCAGATCTCCGACACCAGCGCCAACAACCTGAGCGTCATCGTTTGCGCCACTCTGGTGCTGTTCAGCATCCTGTTTTTCCTGCAAAGCCTCAGCCAATTGATGCACGGCATTCGTCCAGCCAAGATGGCCGACCGGGTGACGAAGACAGGGCACCAGGTGATCGCCGAGGTCTATCCCGATCCGGCCCCGACCGAATGGGATGCCGCCTATCGCAATGTCTTGCCAAACACGGCTCCCACCCGAAAGGTGTTCCACAGCGGCGACGGAGCGGTGCTGCAGGCCGCCGATGTGACAGGGCTGCTGAAACTGGCGATCGCGCACGACGCGCTGATCGTGCTGCCGATAGCGGCCGGAGATTTTCTGCGCTACCGCGGGATGGCCTTCGAGATCTATGGGGGCACGACCCTGCCGGGAGACAAGACACTGTTGGGTCATCTCGCCCTCGGTTCCGAACGCACCCCGGAGCAAGATCCCGCCTTTGCTTTGCGGGTGGTGGTCGATATCTCGCTCAAAGCGCTTTCTCCGGCCATCAACGACCCCACCACCGGCGAGCAGTTGCTCGACCGGGTGGAAGACCTCTTGACAGATTTGGTGCAGCGCGATCTGCATACCGGTGTCTTTCGCGATGAGCGGGGCACGCCCCGTCTCGTCTATCCCTCCCCAACCTGGGAAGATTTTCTGCTCCTCGGTCTCACCGAGATCCGTCTCTACGGCGGAACGAATCCGCAGATCTGCCGCCGTCTGGGAGCGCTGCTGAACAATCTGCTCGAGGTTGCGCCGGACTATCGCCGCGCGGTCATTCGCGAAGAGCAGGCGCGTTTGCGCCGCAACCTCGAACAGAATTTCCCCGATCCGTTCGATCGGGCGATTGCGAGCGTGCCGGATACCCAGGGTTTGGGCGTCACCGATCTACCCACCGTCGTTTCCACCTGA
- a CDS encoding alanine--glyoxylate aminotransferase family protein, with protein sequence MTDWPRFNMAGGPVEVPDRTRRDLAKPVLYHYDPAFKELFAHTQDLLKQVYRTDYDVIMMQGEAILGLEAAAASLIEPGDKVLNLVSGVFGKWFQLFIDKFGGETIEVAVPYNEAIDPEDVRKALHANPGVKYLSVVHSETPSGTHNPVKEIGNIAHEFGVLTMVDTVSGLGAEVLSPEEWGLDIAIAGPQKCLSGTPGLSLMSISPAAWEAMEKHAKPLRGSFLSILDWKDAWLEGNRFPYTPSVSEMYALESTLAQNLEEGMEHVAWRHQTIAKAAREGANALGFELWPAREEISASCVTAVRVPDGLDEEKMRGLMRERYGVMISPGYGELYGKLFRLGHMGMAAHPANLAAQLAVWERSLHDMGWKVELGAGVGAAMAALDDWAEGAS encoded by the coding sequence ATGACCGACTGGCCACGATTCAACATGGCCGGAGGACCGGTGGAAGTGCCCGACCGCACCCGCCGTGATCTTGCCAAACCGGTGCTCTATCACTATGACCCTGCCTTCAAGGAACTCTTCGCGCATACGCAGGACCTGTTGAAGCAGGTTTATCGCACTGATTACGACGTGATCATGATGCAGGGGGAAGCGATCCTGGGGTTGGAGGCCGCCGCGGCCAGCTTGATCGAGCCGGGCGACAAGGTGCTCAACCTCGTCTCCGGGGTCTTCGGCAAATGGTTCCAGCTCTTTATCGACAAGTTCGGCGGCGAGACGATCGAGGTCGCGGTTCCCTACAACGAGGCGATCGATCCGGAGGATGTGCGCAAAGCGCTGCATGCCAATCCCGGCGTGAAGTATCTCTCCGTCGTCCATTCCGAGACCCCGTCCGGCACGCACAACCCGGTCAAGGAGATCGGCAACATCGCGCACGAGTTTGGGGTGTTGACCATGGTCGATACCGTTTCCGGGCTCGGCGCGGAGGTGCTCAGCCCGGAGGAGTGGGGGCTGGATATCGCCATCGCTGGGCCGCAGAAATGCCTCTCCGGTACCCCGGGGCTCTCGCTGATGTCGATCAGTCCGGCCGCCTGGGAGGCGATGGAAAAGCATGCCAAGCCGTTGCGCGGTTCCTTCCTTTCGATTCTCGACTGGAAAGACGCCTGGCTGGAGGGAAACCGTTTCCCATACACGCCGTCCGTCAGCGAGATGTACGCGCTCGAATCGACCCTCGCCCAGAATCTGGAAGAGGGAATGGAGCATGTCGCCTGGCGGCATCAGACGATCGCCAAGGCTGCCCGGGAAGGCGCGAACGCGTTGGGGTTCGAGCTCTGGCCGGCACGGGAAGAGATCAGCGCTTCATGCGTCACTGCGGTCAGGGTCCCGGACGGGCTCGACGAGGAAAAGATGCGCGGGCTGATGCGCGAGCGGTACGGCGTGATGATCTCGCCGGGGTATGGCGAACTCTACGGCAAGCTCTTCCGTCTCGGTCATATGGGCATGGCCGCGCATCCGGCAAACCTGGCCGCGCAACTCGCGGTTTGGGAGCGCAGCCTGCATGACATGGGGTGGAAGGTCGAGCTTGGCGCTGGTGTCGGGGCGGCCATGGCCGCGCTGGACGATTGGGCAGAAGGAGCATCGTAG